A single genomic interval of Saccharothrix saharensis harbors:
- a CDS encoding helix-turn-helix transcriptional regulator, protein MKNAGIEPTAVPSGHDGRTRHAVARLLLEQGPVTAASVAEQLGLSPTAVRRHIDALVADGEATSREAPRRGQRGRGRPAKLFLLTEQGRARFGHAYDDLAVAALRFLAEQGGEEAVRAFAERRVSAFVDRHRAAIVTQPDAADRAKALAVALTREGYAASARHVGAGEQLCQHLCPVAHVAAEFPQLCETETAAFADLLGTHVQRLATIARGDAVCTTHIPNTPRIPDGGEPA, encoded by the coding sequence GTGAAAAACGCCGGGATCGAACCGACCGCTGTGCCGTCCGGGCACGACGGCCGGACCCGGCACGCCGTCGCACGGCTCCTCCTGGAGCAGGGCCCGGTGACCGCGGCCTCGGTCGCGGAACAGCTCGGCCTGAGCCCCACGGCGGTGCGCCGGCACATCGACGCGCTGGTGGCCGACGGCGAGGCGACCAGCAGGGAGGCCCCGCGCCGGGGTCAGCGCGGCCGGGGTCGCCCGGCCAAACTCTTCCTGCTGACCGAGCAGGGGCGGGCCCGCTTCGGGCACGCCTACGACGACCTCGCCGTGGCCGCGCTGAGGTTCCTCGCCGAACAGGGCGGGGAGGAGGCGGTACGGGCCTTCGCCGAACGACGGGTGTCCGCCTTCGTCGACCGGCACCGCGCGGCCATCGTCACCCAGCCCGACGCCGCGGACCGGGCCAAGGCCCTCGCGGTGGCCCTGACCAGGGAGGGCTACGCTGCCTCGGCGCGCCACGTGGGGGCGGGCGAGCAGCTCTGCCAGCACCTGTGCCCGGTGGCGCACGTAGCGGCGGAGTTCCCGCAGCTGTGCGAGACCGAGACGGCGGCGTTCGCCGACCTGCTCGGCACGCACGTCCAGCGCCTGGCCACCATCGCCCGCGGCGATGCCGTGTGCACGACGCACATCCCGAACACACCCCGGATCCCAGATGGAGGGGAGCCCGCATGA
- the sufB gene encoding Fe-S cluster assembly protein SufB, which translates to MTAAAEQRTTTAPLTQEETLASIGNYEFGWADSDVAGASARRGLNEEVVRDISAKKNEPEWMLDFRLKALRLFDRKPMPTWGSDLSGIDFDNIKYFVRSTEKQAATWDDLPDEIKNTYDRLGIPEAEKQRLVSGVAAQYESEVVYHKIREDLEEQGVIFLDTDTGLREHPELFKEYFGSVIPSGDNKFSALNSAVWSGGSFIYVPKGVHVDIPLQAYFRINTENMGQFERTLIIVDEGAYVHYVEGCTAPIYSSDSLHSAVVEIIVKKGGRCRYTTIQNWSNNVYNLVTKRAKAEEGATMEWIDGNIGSKVTMKYPAVFLMGEHAKGEVLSIAFAGEGQHQDAGAKMVHMAPHTSSTIVSKSVARGGGRTSYRGLVQVNKRAHHSKSTVKCDALLVDNISRSDTYPYVDVREDDVSMGHEATVSKVSEDQLFYLMSRGLNEDEAMAMIVRGFVEPIARELPMEYALELNRLIELQMEGAVG; encoded by the coding sequence ATGACTGCCGCTGCCGAGCAGCGCACCACCACAGCCCCGCTCACCCAGGAAGAGACCCTGGCGAGCATCGGCAACTACGAGTTCGGCTGGGCCGACTCGGACGTGGCAGGCGCGAGCGCTCGCCGGGGCCTGAACGAGGAAGTCGTTCGGGACATCTCGGCGAAGAAGAACGAGCCCGAGTGGATGCTGGACTTCCGGCTGAAGGCGCTGCGCCTGTTCGACCGCAAGCCGATGCCCACCTGGGGTTCGGACCTGTCGGGCATCGACTTCGACAACATCAAGTACTTCGTCCGGTCGACCGAGAAGCAGGCGGCGACCTGGGACGACCTGCCCGACGAGATCAAGAACACCTACGACCGCCTCGGCATCCCGGAGGCGGAGAAGCAGCGCCTGGTGTCCGGCGTCGCGGCCCAGTACGAGTCCGAGGTCGTCTACCACAAGATCCGCGAGGACCTCGAGGAGCAGGGCGTCATCTTCCTCGACACGGACACCGGTCTGCGCGAGCACCCGGAGCTGTTCAAGGAGTACTTCGGCTCCGTCATCCCGTCGGGTGACAACAAGTTCTCCGCGCTGAACTCCGCGGTGTGGTCGGGCGGCTCGTTCATCTACGTGCCGAAGGGTGTCCACGTCGACATCCCGCTGCAGGCCTACTTCCGGATCAACACCGAGAACATGGGCCAGTTCGAGCGCACGCTGATCATCGTCGACGAGGGCGCCTACGTGCACTACGTCGAGGGTTGCACCGCGCCGATCTACTCGTCGGACTCGCTGCACTCCGCCGTCGTGGAGATCATCGTCAAGAAGGGTGGTCGCTGCCGCTACACGACCATCCAGAACTGGTCGAACAACGTCTACAACCTGGTCACCAAGCGCGCGAAGGCCGAAGAGGGCGCGACCATGGAGTGGATCGACGGCAACATCGGCTCCAAGGTCACCATGAAGTACCCGGCCGTGTTCCTGATGGGCGAGCACGCCAAGGGCGAGGTCCTCTCGATCGCGTTCGCGGGCGAGGGCCAGCACCAGGACGCGGGCGCGAAGATGGTCCACATGGCGCCGCACACGTCGTCCACGATCGTGTCGAAGTCGGTGGCGCGCGGCGGCGGCCGCACCTCCTACCGCGGCCTCGTGCAGGTCAACAAGCGGGCGCACCACTCGAAGTCGACGGTCAAGTGCGACGCGCTGCTGGTGGACAACATCAGCCGCTCGGACACCTACCCGTACGTCGACGTCCGCGAGGACGACGTGTCGATGGGCCACGAGGCCACGGTCTCGAAGGTCTCCGAGGACCAGCTGTTCTACCTGATGTCCCGCGGTCTCAACGAGGACGAGGCCATGGCGATGATCGTGCGCGGGTTCGTCGAGCCCATCGCGCGCGAGCTGCCGATGGAGTACGCCCTCGAGCTGAACCGCCTGATCGAGCTGCAGATGGAAGGGGCCGTCGGCTGA
- the sufD gene encoding Fe-S cluster assembly protein SufD — MAVTTEQQQHGLTAHSHGAGAPVSSRADHFTSFDVNAFEVPGGREEIWRFTPMKRLANLHHGAEATGTATVEVDAAEGVAVETAARGDERLGTAGTPGDRIAAQAWSSFTEATVVTLPGDAKSGPTTITVTGAGEGQVAYGHLHVHAKPFAEAVVVIDHRGSGAYADNVEFVVGDGAHLTVVAVQDWADDAVHVSAHHAKLGRDATFKHTVITLGGNLVRLTPVVTYTGRGGDAELLGLYFADAGQHLEHRTFIDHAVSNCRSNVVYKGALQGEDAHTVWIGDVLIRAAAEGTETFELNRNLVLTDGARADSVPNLEIETGEIEGAGHASATGRFDDEQLFYLQARGIPEEQARRLVVRGFFHEILLKIGVPEVRERLEAAIEAELEAVGA, encoded by the coding sequence ATGGCCGTCACCACCGAACAACAGCAACACGGCCTGACGGCCCACTCGCACGGTGCGGGTGCCCCGGTGTCCTCCCGCGCGGACCACTTCACGTCGTTCGACGTGAACGCGTTCGAGGTGCCCGGCGGTCGCGAGGAGATCTGGCGCTTCACCCCCATGAAGCGCCTGGCGAACCTGCACCACGGCGCCGAGGCGACCGGCACGGCGACCGTCGAGGTCGATGCCGCCGAGGGCGTCGCGGTCGAGACCGCGGCGCGCGGCGACGAGCGGCTGGGCACCGCGGGCACCCCCGGTGACCGCATCGCCGCCCAGGCCTGGTCGTCGTTCACCGAGGCCACCGTCGTCACCCTGCCGGGTGACGCGAAGTCCGGGCCGACCACGATCACCGTGACCGGCGCCGGCGAGGGCCAGGTCGCCTACGGCCACCTGCACGTGCACGCCAAGCCGTTCGCCGAGGCCGTCGTCGTCATCGACCACCGCGGCTCCGGCGCGTACGCCGACAACGTCGAGTTCGTCGTCGGCGACGGCGCGCACCTGACCGTGGTCGCCGTCCAGGACTGGGCCGACGACGCGGTGCACGTCTCCGCGCACCACGCCAAGCTGGGCCGTGACGCCACGTTCAAGCACACCGTCATCACCCTCGGCGGCAACCTCGTCCGCCTCACCCCGGTGGTCACCTACACCGGGCGCGGCGGCGACGCCGAGCTGCTCGGTTTGTACTTCGCCGACGCGGGCCAGCACCTGGAGCATCGCACCTTCATCGACCACGCGGTGTCCAACTGCCGCAGCAACGTGGTCTACAAGGGCGCGTTGCAGGGCGAGGACGCGCACACCGTGTGGATCGGCGACGTGCTGATCCGCGCCGCGGCCGAGGGCACCGAGACCTTCGAGCTCAACCGCAACCTGGTGCTCACCGACGGCGCGCGCGCCGACTCGGTGCCGAACCTGGAGATCGAGACCGGCGAGATCGAGGGCGCGGGCCACGCCAGCGCCACCGGCCGGTTCGACGACGAGCAGCTGTTCTACCTGCAGGCCCGCGGCATCCCGGAGGAGCAGGCGCGCCGGCTGGTCGTGCGCGGCTTCTTCCACGAGATCCTGCTCAAGATCGGTGTCCCCGAGGTGCGCGAGCGCCTGGAAGCCGCCATCGAGGCGGAGCTCGAAGCGGTGGGCGCGTGA
- a CDS encoding non-heme iron oxygenase ferredoxin subunit: MIRVCSLTDLDDRKPAAFEVGDECTPVVLVRDGDAVHALRDLCSHAEVALSEGEVTRKGVECWLHGSCFDLRTGRPSSPPATEPVDVFAVELRGGDVYVDVATTTN; encoded by the coding sequence GTGATCAGGGTGTGCTCGCTGACCGACCTCGACGACCGCAAGCCCGCGGCGTTCGAGGTCGGCGACGAGTGCACCCCGGTCGTGCTCGTCCGCGACGGCGACGCCGTGCACGCGCTGCGCGACCTGTGCTCGCACGCCGAGGTCGCGCTCAGCGAGGGCGAGGTGACGCGCAAGGGCGTGGAGTGCTGGCTGCACGGGTCGTGCTTCGACCTGCGCACCGGCCGCCCGTCCTCGCCGCCCGCCACCGAGCCGGTCGACGTGTTCGCCGTCGAGCTCCGCGGTGGTGACGTCTACGTGGACGTCGCCACCACCACGAACTGA
- the sufC gene encoding Fe-S cluster assembly ATPase SufC, with protein sequence MATLEIKDLHVSVNTEDGAKEILKGVDLTIKAGETHAIMGPNGSGKSTLSYAIAGHPKYEITSGSVLLDGEDVLEMTVDERARAGLFLAMQYPVEVPGVSMSNFLRTAATAVRGEAPKLRHWVKEVKEAMSDLDIDPAFAERSVNEGFSGGEKKRHEILQLGLLKPKIAILDETDSGLDVDALRVVSEGVNRYKESGEVGVMLITHYTRILKYISPDFVHVFAAGRIAESGGPELADKLEAEGYVKYIGKQEAASIG encoded by the coding sequence ATGGCCACTCTGGAGATCAAGGACCTGCACGTCTCGGTCAACACCGAGGACGGTGCCAAGGAGATCCTCAAGGGCGTCGACCTGACCATCAAGGCAGGCGAGACCCACGCGATCATGGGTCCCAACGGCTCGGGCAAGTCCACCCTGTCCTACGCCATCGCGGGGCACCCCAAGTACGAGATCACCTCCGGCAGCGTGCTGCTGGACGGCGAGGACGTGCTGGAGATGACCGTGGACGAGCGCGCCCGCGCCGGCCTGTTCCTCGCCATGCAGTACCCGGTCGAGGTGCCCGGCGTCTCGATGTCGAACTTCCTGCGCACCGCCGCCACCGCCGTGCGCGGCGAGGCGCCGAAGCTGCGCCACTGGGTCAAGGAGGTCAAGGAGGCGATGTCCGACCTGGACATCGACCCGGCCTTCGCGGAGCGCTCGGTCAACGAGGGCTTCTCCGGCGGTGAGAAGAAGCGGCACGAGATCCTGCAGCTCGGCCTGCTCAAGCCGAAGATCGCGATCCTGGACGAGACCGACTCCGGCCTGGACGTCGACGCGCTGCGCGTGGTGTCCGAGGGCGTGAACCGGTACAAGGAGTCCGGCGAGGTCGGCGTGATGCTGATCACGCACTACACCCGGATCCTGAAGTACATCTCGCCCGACTTCGTGCACGTCTTCGCCGCGGGCCGCATCGCCGAGTCCGGCGGCCCGGAGCTGGCCGACAAGCTCGAGGCCGAGGGTTACGTGAAGTACATCGGGAAGCAGGAAGCCGCCAGCATCGGCTGA
- a CDS encoding cysteine desulfurase, protein MTTTATPLDVVGVRADFPILGRTVREGKRLVYLDSGATSQRPRQVLDAERAFLETANAAVHRGAHQLAEEATDAYEGARQKIADFVGVDYGEIVFTKNATEGVNLVAYAMGNAATAGPEAERFRVGPGDEIVVTEMEHHANLVPWQQLAARTGATLRWFGVTDEGRLDLSDLDELINPRTKVVAFTHQSNVLGTVNPVRVLADAAREVGALTVLDACQSVPHGPVDFKALGVDFAVFSGHKMLGPSGIGVLYGRRELLEALPPFLTGGSMIEMVQMAKSTFAPPPARFEAGVPMTSQAVALGAAVDYLNAIGMDRVAAHEHQLTEAALRGLSAIPGVRIVGPLDAVDRGGAVSFVVEGIHAHDAGQVLDSLGVAVRVGHHCAWPLHRRMDAAATVRASFYLYNTLDEVTALVDAVREAQTFFGVR, encoded by the coding sequence GTGACCACCACCGCCACGCCACTGGACGTCGTCGGCGTCCGAGCGGACTTCCCGATCCTGGGCCGCACCGTGCGGGAGGGCAAGCGGCTGGTCTACCTGGACTCCGGCGCCACCTCGCAACGGCCGAGGCAGGTCCTCGACGCCGAGCGCGCCTTCCTGGAGACCGCCAACGCCGCGGTGCACCGCGGGGCGCACCAACTGGCCGAGGAAGCCACCGACGCCTACGAGGGCGCGCGGCAGAAGATCGCCGACTTCGTCGGGGTCGACTACGGCGAGATCGTGTTCACCAAGAACGCGACCGAGGGCGTGAACCTCGTCGCGTACGCGATGGGCAACGCGGCCACCGCCGGTCCCGAGGCCGAGCGGTTCCGCGTCGGTCCCGGCGACGAGATCGTCGTGACCGAGATGGAGCACCACGCGAACCTCGTGCCGTGGCAGCAGCTCGCCGCCCGCACCGGCGCCACGCTGCGCTGGTTCGGCGTCACCGACGAGGGCCGGCTGGACCTGTCGGACCTCGACGAGCTGATCAACCCAAGGACGAAGGTCGTCGCGTTCACCCACCAGTCCAACGTGCTCGGCACCGTCAACCCGGTGCGCGTGCTCGCGGACGCCGCCCGTGAGGTCGGCGCCCTGACGGTCCTGGACGCGTGCCAGTCCGTGCCGCACGGCCCGGTCGACTTCAAGGCGCTCGGCGTGGACTTCGCGGTGTTCAGCGGCCACAAGATGCTCGGCCCGTCCGGCATCGGCGTGCTCTACGGACGCCGCGAGCTGCTGGAGGCGCTGCCGCCGTTCCTCACCGGCGGGTCGATGATCGAGATGGTCCAGATGGCGAAGTCGACCTTCGCCCCGCCGCCCGCGCGGTTCGAGGCGGGCGTGCCCATGACGTCGCAGGCGGTGGCGCTGGGCGCGGCGGTCGACTACCTCAACGCCATCGGCATGGACCGCGTCGCCGCGCACGAGCACCAGCTCACCGAGGCGGCGCTGCGCGGCCTGTCCGCCATCCCGGGCGTGCGGATCGTCGGCCCCCTGGACGCGGTGGACCGGGGCGGCGCGGTGTCGTTCGTGGTGGAGGGCATCCACGCCCACGACGCCGGACAGGTGCTCGACAGCCTGGGTGTCGCGGTGCGCGTCGGCCACCACTGCGCGTGGCCCCTGCACCGGCGGATGGACGCCGCCGCGACCGTGCGGGCCAGCTTCTACCTGTACAACACGCTGGACGAGGTGACCGCCCTGGTCGACGCCGTCCGCGAGGCGCAGACGTTCTTCGGCGTTCGATGA
- the sufU gene encoding Fe-S cluster assembly sulfur transfer protein SufU: protein MQLQQMYQEIILDHYKNPHGRGLRDPYDAESHQINPTCGDEVTLRVSLDGDTVRDVSYDGQGCSISQASTSVLTDLVVGRPLGEAFEKMDAFVELMQGRGQVEPDEDVLEDGIAFAGVAKYPARVKCALLGWMAFKDAVARSEGAKA, encoded by the coding sequence ATGCAGCTGCAGCAGATGTACCAGGAGATCATCCTGGACCACTACAAGAACCCGCACGGCCGCGGCCTGCGCGACCCGTACGACGCCGAGTCGCACCAGATCAACCCCACGTGCGGCGACGAGGTGACGTTGCGGGTGTCCCTGGACGGCGACACCGTGCGCGACGTGTCGTACGACGGGCAGGGCTGTTCCATCAGCCAGGCGTCCACCTCGGTGCTGACCGACCTGGTGGTGGGCCGGCCGCTGGGCGAGGCGTTCGAGAAGATGGACGCGTTCGTCGAGCTGATGCAGGGCCGCGGCCAGGTGGAGCCCGACGAGGACGTCCTGGAGGACGGCATCGCGTTCGCGGGCGTGGCGAAGTACCCGGCGCGCGTGAAGTGCGCGCTGCTGGGCTGGATGGCGTTCAAGGACGCGGTGGCACGCAGCGAGGGAGCAAAGGCATGA
- a CDS encoding metal-sulfur cluster assembly factor — translation MTAEEDVVRGIEGMPEPPAPKAEVAAVDDVEEAMRDVVDPELGINVVDLGLVYDIRVDEENVALIDMTLTSAACPLTDVIEDQTRSALVGGGGGGIVDDFRINWVWMPPWGPEKITDDGREQLRALGFTV, via the coding sequence ATGACCGCCGAAGAGGACGTGGTGCGCGGCATCGAGGGCATGCCCGAACCGCCCGCGCCGAAGGCCGAAGTGGCCGCGGTGGACGACGTCGAGGAGGCCATGCGCGACGTCGTCGACCCCGAGCTGGGCATCAACGTCGTGGACCTGGGCCTGGTCTACGACATCCGGGTGGACGAGGAGAACGTCGCGCTCATCGACATGACCCTGACGTCGGCCGCGTGCCCGCTGACCGACGTCATCGAGGACCAGACCCGGTCCGCGCTGGTCGGCGGTGGTGGCGGCGGGATCGTCGACGACTTCCGCATCAACTGGGTGTGGATGCCGCCGTGGGGTCCGGAGAAGATCACGGACGACGGCCGCGAGCAGCTGCGCGCGCTCGGGTTCACGGTCTGA
- a CDS encoding CBS domain-containing protein: MTTAREIMNSGVECIKEDQSLLDAARMMRDLGVGSLPICGKDDKLHGIITDRDIVLRCVADGRDPASMKAGDMSGHLHWVQADDDLSHVLRTMEDNQIRRLPVIEDHRLVGMVSEADLARHLSESQIAEFVERVYAR, encoded by the coding sequence ATGACCACCGCACGGGAGATCATGAACTCCGGTGTCGAGTGCATCAAGGAGGACCAGAGCCTGCTCGACGCCGCGAGGATGATGCGTGACCTGGGCGTGGGCTCGTTGCCGATCTGCGGCAAGGACGACAAGCTGCACGGCATCATCACCGACCGCGACATCGTGCTGCGCTGCGTGGCCGACGGTCGTGACCCCGCGTCCATGAAGGCCGGTGACATGTCCGGTCACCTGCACTGGGTCCAGGCGGACGACGACCTGTCGCACGTGCTGCGGACGATGGAGGACAACCAGATCCGCCGGCTCCCGGTGATCGAGGACCACCGCCTGGTCGGCATGGTGTCGGAGGCGGATCTCGCCCGTCACCTGAGCGAGTCGCAGATCGCGGAGTTCGTGGAGCGCGTCTACGCCCGGTGA
- a CDS encoding carboxylate-amine ligase: MSEVTALPLPRAVSDLPLSVGVEEEFLLVDTDTGVLVPLAGAVLGGVRSALDLQQEMTLYQVESATGVCLSMSEVREQLVAARRALAALAGPHGARIVATGTPVLGGVRPPPLAEADRYRTIAAEYGSLIDGLTICGCHVHIGIPDEDTGVLISNHLREWLPVLLAISANSPFTDGRDSGYASWRYLAWSPWPSAGAPPWFESAEDYHRCAGVLRTGGAALDPAMVYWDVRLSARHPTVELRVCDVAATVDEAVVLAALVRAIAVTALAGAPAQRVPDLLLRTALWRAARDGLDGAGIEPRSGRLVPAADMARALVDWTRPALRAAGDEDLVVDGVDRVLVDGTGAVRQRRAFRRRGSLADVVRMLAAQT, encoded by the coding sequence GTGAGCGAGGTTACCGCCCTACCACTTCCGCGAGCCGTCTCGGACCTGCCGCTGTCGGTGGGGGTCGAGGAGGAGTTCCTGCTGGTCGACACGGACACCGGGGTGCTGGTGCCGCTGGCGGGCGCGGTGCTGGGCGGTGTCCGTTCCGCGCTGGACCTCCAGCAGGAAATGACGCTGTACCAGGTGGAGAGCGCCACCGGGGTGTGCCTGAGCATGTCCGAGGTGCGGGAGCAGCTCGTGGCGGCGCGGCGGGCGCTGGCGGCGTTGGCCGGTCCGCACGGCGCGCGGATCGTGGCGACCGGGACGCCGGTGCTCGGGGGCGTGCGGCCGCCACCGCTGGCCGAGGCCGACCGCTACCGCACGATCGCCGCCGAGTACGGGTCGCTGATCGACGGGCTGACCATCTGCGGGTGCCACGTGCACATCGGCATCCCGGACGAGGACACCGGGGTGCTGATCAGCAACCACCTGCGGGAGTGGCTGCCGGTGCTGTTGGCGATCAGCGCGAACTCGCCGTTCACGGACGGCCGCGACTCGGGGTACGCGAGCTGGCGCTACCTGGCGTGGAGCCCGTGGCCGTCGGCGGGCGCGCCGCCGTGGTTCGAGTCGGCGGAGGACTACCACCGGTGCGCGGGGGTGCTGCGCACGGGCGGGGCGGCGTTGGACCCGGCGATGGTCTATTGGGACGTGCGGTTGTCGGCGCGTCACCCGACCGTGGAGCTGCGGGTGTGCGACGTGGCGGCGACCGTGGACGAGGCCGTGGTGCTGGCGGCCCTGGTGCGGGCCATCGCGGTGACGGCGCTGGCCGGTGCGCCCGCGCAGCGCGTGCCCGACCTGCTGCTGCGGACGGCGTTGTGGCGGGCGGCGCGGGACGGGTTGGACGGCGCGGGTATCGAGCCGCGCAGCGGACGGCTGGTGCCGGCGGCGGACATGGCGCGGGCGTTGGTGGACTGGACCCGGCCGGCGCTGCGGGCGGCCGGGGACGAGGACCTGGTGGTCGACGGCGTCGACCGGGTGCTGGTGGACGGCACGGGCGCGGTGCGGCAGCGGCGGGCGTTCCGGCGGCGCGGTTCCCTGGCGGACGTGGTGCGCATGCTGGCGGCGCAGACCTGA
- a CDS encoding GGDEF domain-containing protein, with protein MPALLDDVRFAFQPLFNLHTGGVVAVEALARPHDGTVQDLLRMAFRAGYLANTDVALACRAIRHAADHGLGVPLHVNLLALTIADKPELMAPLYGALRDVGRGPADLVVEVGTPYSRAPRRLLVKGIERLRQDGFRIGLDGVGEGDSPLSLLAEVRPDVVKLDREVVVALPTDAARYATVQALQHLCEHTGTQVVAEGVETEAELAALRRLGVRLAQGNLLASPQRRPKVDATIAAVLSEVNDPEAVTSTMTGPLRRKAGPRVTDFLHPATTLPDSATSEEVRDVLANQPTVSGVVLVDGEGRPRWTVDRNRFLLAVTGPFGHALHAKREAARLADRPKLIGAESSALELLDVVAHANRERTNDDLVVVDDDDRCLGVVRVADVVRGVAEMKVEQAAALSPLTRLPGSDSIAREVDRRILGGELFAVAWLDVDAFKRVNDSVGFAAGDDLIRAIGRALTDGAAAYPGVQVGHVGGDDFLVVAGLNEIVPFAAGVLDAPFEAEGRGVTLSLATLICAAGSVGSYREVSRLLAPLKEHAKSLRGTSWVLGRPGSDHVDVLRGGPHLAVS; from the coding sequence GTGCCCGCCTTGCTGGATGACGTTCGCTTCGCCTTCCAGCCGTTGTTCAACCTCCACACCGGAGGGGTCGTGGCGGTTGAAGCGCTGGCCCGACCGCACGACGGCACCGTGCAGGACCTGCTGCGGATGGCGTTCCGCGCCGGGTACCTGGCCAACACCGACGTGGCGCTCGCGTGCCGCGCGATCCGGCACGCGGCCGACCACGGCCTGGGCGTGCCGCTGCACGTCAACCTGCTCGCGCTGACCATCGCGGACAAGCCCGAGCTGATGGCCCCGCTGTACGGGGCGCTGCGCGACGTCGGACGCGGCCCGGCCGACCTGGTGGTCGAGGTCGGCACGCCGTACTCGCGCGCGCCGCGCCGGCTGCTGGTCAAGGGCATCGAGCGGCTGCGGCAGGACGGGTTCCGGATCGGGCTGGACGGCGTGGGCGAGGGTGACTCGCCGTTGTCGCTGCTGGCCGAGGTGCGGCCCGACGTGGTCAAGCTGGACCGCGAGGTGGTGGTGGCGCTGCCCACCGACGCCGCCCGGTACGCGACGGTGCAGGCGTTGCAGCACCTGTGCGAGCACACGGGCACGCAGGTCGTGGCCGAGGGTGTGGAGACGGAGGCGGAGCTGGCCGCGTTGCGTCGGCTCGGCGTGCGGCTCGCGCAGGGCAACCTGCTGGCGAGCCCCCAGCGGCGGCCGAAGGTGGACGCGACGATCGCGGCGGTGTTGAGCGAGGTCAACGACCCGGAGGCGGTCACGAGCACGATGACCGGGCCGTTGCGCCGCAAGGCGGGGCCGAGGGTGACCGACTTCCTGCACCCGGCGACCACGCTGCCCGACTCGGCGACGTCCGAGGAGGTGCGGGACGTGCTGGCGAACCAGCCGACGGTCAGCGGCGTGGTGCTCGTGGACGGCGAGGGCAGGCCGCGGTGGACGGTGGACCGCAACCGGTTCCTGCTGGCGGTGACGGGGCCGTTCGGGCACGCGCTGCACGCCAAGCGGGAGGCGGCGCGGTTGGCGGACCGGCCGAAGCTGATCGGGGCCGAGTCGAGCGCGTTGGAGCTGCTGGACGTCGTCGCGCACGCCAACCGGGAACGCACCAACGACGACCTGGTGGTCGTGGACGACGACGACCGCTGCCTGGGCGTGGTGCGGGTCGCGGACGTGGTGCGCGGGGTGGCGGAGATGAAGGTGGAGCAGGCGGCGGCGCTGAGCCCGTTGACGCGGCTGCCGGGCAGCGACTCGATCGCGCGCGAGGTGGACCGGCGCATCCTGGGCGGCGAGCTGTTCGCGGTGGCGTGGCTGGACGTGGACGCGTTCAAGCGGGTGAACGACTCGGTGGGGTTCGCGGCGGGTGACGACCTGATCCGGGCGATCGGGCGGGCGCTGACCGACGGCGCGGCGGCGTACCCCGGTGTGCAGGTGGGTCACGTCGGCGGCGACGACTTCCTGGTGGTGGCCGGGTTGAACGAGATCGTGCCGTTCGCCGCGGGTGTGCTGGACGCGCCGTTCGAGGCGGAGGGTCGTGGGGTGACGTTGTCGTTGGCGACGTTGATCTGCGCGGCCGGGTCGGTGGGGTCCTACCGCGAGGTGTCGCGGTTGCTCGCGCCGTTGAAGGAGCACGCGAAGTCGCTGCGCGGCACGAGCTGGGTGCTGGGGCGGCCGGGCAGCGACCACGTGGACGTACTGCGCGGCGGTCCGCATCTGGCGGTAAGTTAG